A window of the Nibribacter ruber genome harbors these coding sequences:
- a CDS encoding PorP/SprF family type IX secretion system membrane protein has translation MKKILLPLLLFWAYTASAQQSAYYTQYIFNGLAINPAYAGSKGLINVNGLFRSQWTGVPGAPRTQTLAADGSYNETVGLGIQVMNDQIGAQGQKSIMASTSVKIKVGVKSKLAFGLAAGAAQHYVDGTKLRLMDPELDPSVPLTKETKILPDAKAGLFFNTDRFFAGISAANLVPSSKDFAFSPDRHYFLTAGYLFDISRIVRFKPSFLVKEDFKSPTNIDLNAFFLFGDRIWLGGTYRRSMQLLASKNGEEAPASTENAWAWMTEIYVTPKIKIGYANDLSLNSFKGHATHEFSVGLLFYKKDDTPSLTIRHF, from the coding sequence ATGAAAAAGATACTTTTACCATTGCTACTCTTCTGGGCCTACACTGCTAGCGCCCAGCAGAGTGCATACTACACACAGTACATTTTTAACGGCTTGGCTATCAACCCTGCCTATGCAGGAAGCAAAGGCCTTATCAATGTAAACGGCTTGTTCAGAAGCCAGTGGACCGGCGTTCCTGGAGCACCCAGAACGCAGACCCTGGCGGCGGACGGTTCTTACAATGAAACGGTAGGCCTGGGCATTCAGGTAATGAATGACCAGATTGGAGCGCAAGGCCAGAAGAGCATCATGGCCAGTACTTCTGTTAAAATCAAAGTTGGCGTAAAATCAAAGCTGGCCTTTGGTCTGGCTGCGGGTGCTGCCCAGCATTACGTGGACGGCACCAAGCTCCGCTTGATGGATCCTGAGTTGGACCCTTCTGTTCCGCTTACCAAAGAGACCAAGATCTTACCAGATGCCAAAGCCGGTTTATTCTTTAACACAGACAGGTTCTTTGCGGGTATCTCAGCTGCCAACCTAGTGCCTTCTTCTAAAGATTTCGCCTTTTCACCAGACCGTCATTACTTCTTAACCGCTGGTTACCTGTTTGACATTAGCCGCATTGTTAGGTTCAAGCCAAGCTTCCTGGTGAAAGAAGACTTCAAGAGCCCTACCAACATAGACCTGAACGCCTTCTTCTTGTTTGGTGACAGAATCTGGCTGGGTGGTACCTACCGTCGCTCTATGCAACTGCTCGCTTCTAAGAACGGCGAAGAGGCACCTGCCTCTACAGAGAACGCCTGGGCCTGGATGACAGAGATTTACGTGACCCCTAAAATAAAAATAGGGTATGCCAATGACCTGTCTTTGAACAGCTTTAAAGGGCACGCTACCCATGAATTCTCTGTAGGACTTTTGTTCTACAAGAAAGATGATACTCCTTCATTAACTATTCGTCATTTTTAG
- a CDS encoding ice-binding family protein gives MRKLLLLALLLSYFTFTGQAQTTAPALGKAFPFTVLAKTGVSSSGDTKINGNAGVAPSDIFAGFPPGIVIGTKEINTPNAIAAQADLVLAYNQAAGQTPTQTLTGQDLGGKVLTPGVYRFEGDANLTGNLVLDNGGNPNAVFIFQVKGNLKINSFAKVELLEGGAQPRIKSIFWQVAGNTNIGSFSTFRGTLLAQGDIMAGSSAAVFGRLLTHGGGISLLSNNITIPTDLEVTMTKSPGDSKGNYYVGNIVKYTVYAKNNGPIDESNVRVAFQNTGLTLVSTGTLPAGTSYTDNTKQWNIPSLANGATYTFEISYRINNDALANLVNTATIQGDGLDEVRENNEYTVTLCVAPADPTEITGPAAVCVDTEQTYSVTNIKVATQYNWTIPDGWRIVGSSSGSSIKVLAGPNGGNITVTAGNTCGLSAPVSKSVIVTTSPSPAPGAITASNGSSNPCSGTQNVKYTVAAIPNASTYNWTLPSGWVITAGAGTNSITVTVGSGSGDITVRAVNPCGPSEPSVLKVLASSSAPTAPPTIIGSNFPCAGVTTEYSVSAETGATYFNWTLPTGWKIVEGAGTNTIKVEVGSGAGSITVSGINGCGTSSTTSLAVTPTANTAPSIIDGPLTPCASPTGEVYTYTVGAVPGASSYFWKVAGGLSIVEGQGSASVKIRVTSSVVSGTLTVSALNTCGQSAEKSITISPLNKPARPSEITTTTTMPCAGDQNLRFSISPVAGATSYAWTFPTGWVISGASDGTTVTVRAGSTAGNVTVAAINSCGAGIERTLAVTPTLNAPEKPLSLAGSTSLCVTDKEVVYTIATGTDATGYRWEVPANWTIVSGQGTTTLKVNPANTNGSVKVFALNNCGESVAASLAVIVSTAPTPAPGFITTSPIAPCINQQNVSFSVDPIFGATAYEWTVTGDWTITAGQGSTTIKVTIGSGPGTVSVKARNGCGLSEASSTTIQPATTPPATPVTVVGRTAVCELESNVTYTVTGMTNVTGYTWTITGGNDWSITSGQGTASIKVKAGVAPAEISVVATNNCGQSSAKVIQVVTSKVAPGAPGAISGSVNVCAGNESVEYSVAAVTGATSYIWTLPTGWTYTQSAAGNSISVKVGSTSGKIKVRAVNGCGESTESEITVAPTTGTPPKPGNILAGTTAVCEAEQGVSYIVPPVNGASSYNWTVPADWTITSGQGTTTISVTVGKAAGNISVTAVNNCGNSAASTLAVKPNIIPSKPLAIAGEALPCSGSTGTKYVVPTMPGATSYVWTLPLGWTITSGEGTNSITVKTGTTAGEITVRAGNECGFSEAAVLEVKTTSTAPTAPLAITGNQVVCAGETEVEYKVDAIANTSSYNWTLPSGWLILTGQGTTRITVQPSSTAGNISVIAANGCGVSTASTLGVQVTGVIPPAPTTITGAQAPCVNTTGIVYTVGTVSGATRYTWEVPAGWTITSGQGTTSITVTTGTEGGAISVMSGNGCGNSAAKTIAVITNTAPAKPQTITGLVNACFGSTNVTYSVPAITGATGYLWKAPAGWIITSGQNSNTIKVTVGDKNGEISVIAQNQCGNSETTTLAVTTSLSPSPAPGAITSDAVKLICQNAPGLVYTIDAISTANSYTWTVPTGWTITAGQGTTSITVTSGTKSGSISVKAVNGCGESDASTLAVSVNEEQQAQLGDILGATNLCSNEKGLVYTVAAIEGATEYIWTLPADTDWKIESGQGTNSITLTSGRKEALLTVVAKNTCSTSAPRTKLLTPYPAPTAPTAINQVGKCGQLEFTVVGGDAVSYNWELPKGWTFTSGQGTNRILVSAPQGGFNGTVFVTANNNNGCSSDPISVIANPAAAQAQLDFSNALTPNGDGINDTWKIKNIESYPENELVIMNRWGSEVYRTKGYQNTWNGGELSEGTYFYVLKVKMCDGTMKSTPGYMMIIR, from the coding sequence ATGAGAAAACTTCTACTCCTCGCACTTCTCCTTTCTTATTTCACATTTACGGGCCAGGCCCAGACTACGGCTCCAGCCCTAGGCAAAGCCTTTCCGTTTACGGTGCTCGCCAAAACAGGCGTTTCTAGTTCTGGAGATACTAAAATCAACGGAAATGCGGGGGTAGCCCCGAGTGATATTTTCGCAGGCTTTCCGCCGGGTATTGTGATTGGTACTAAAGAAATCAACACGCCTAACGCCATTGCGGCACAGGCTGACTTGGTTCTTGCCTACAACCAGGCAGCCGGCCAGACACCTACTCAAACTCTAACAGGTCAAGACTTGGGAGGCAAGGTACTTACGCCAGGCGTCTACCGCTTTGAAGGCGATGCCAATCTGACAGGCAACCTTGTCCTAGACAATGGCGGCAATCCAAATGCTGTTTTCATTTTCCAGGTAAAAGGAAACCTCAAGATAAACTCCTTTGCGAAAGTAGAGCTCTTAGAGGGAGGAGCGCAACCACGCATCAAGAGCATCTTCTGGCAAGTGGCAGGCAATACCAACATAGGGTCTTTCTCTACCTTTAGAGGTACGCTCTTGGCCCAGGGAGACATCATGGCCGGTAGTAGTGCCGCTGTCTTCGGCCGCTTATTGACGCATGGTGGTGGCATTAGCTTACTCAGCAATAACATTACCATTCCTACCGATTTGGAAGTCACCATGACTAAATCACCGGGAGATTCAAAAGGCAATTACTATGTGGGGAATATAGTTAAGTATACAGTTTACGCCAAAAACAACGGACCTATTGATGAGTCTAACGTTCGCGTGGCTTTCCAAAACACAGGTCTTACCCTAGTGAGCACAGGCACCCTGCCGGCTGGTACCAGCTATACCGATAATACTAAGCAGTGGAACATCCCTAGCTTAGCCAACGGTGCCACATATACTTTTGAGATTAGTTACCGCATTAATAATGATGCCCTTGCTAACCTGGTAAATACAGCCACCATTCAAGGTGACGGTCTGGATGAGGTACGCGAGAACAACGAGTACACGGTAACCCTTTGCGTGGCCCCAGCTGACCCAACTGAAATCACGGGCCCTGCTGCCGTCTGCGTTGACACGGAGCAAACCTACAGCGTTACCAACATCAAAGTGGCCACTCAGTACAACTGGACTATTCCAGATGGCTGGAGAATTGTAGGAAGCTCCTCAGGATCTTCCATTAAAGTGCTTGCCGGTCCAAACGGAGGTAATATCACAGTAACAGCGGGTAATACCTGCGGTTTGAGCGCCCCAGTGAGCAAATCTGTGATTGTAACTACCAGCCCGTCGCCGGCCCCTGGTGCCATTACGGCTAGCAATGGTTCTAGCAACCCATGTTCCGGCACCCAGAATGTAAAGTATACCGTTGCCGCTATTCCTAATGCCTCTACTTATAACTGGACCTTGCCTTCTGGCTGGGTAATTACGGCTGGTGCCGGTACTAACTCTATCACGGTTACCGTAGGTTCTGGCTCTGGAGACATTACGGTAAGAGCCGTAAACCCTTGCGGACCTAGTGAGCCAAGCGTTTTGAAAGTTTTGGCTTCTTCTTCGGCCCCTACGGCTCCTCCTACTATCATTGGTAGCAACTTCCCTTGTGCTGGCGTGACTACAGAATATAGCGTGTCAGCTGAAACAGGCGCCACGTACTTCAACTGGACCTTGCCTACCGGCTGGAAAATTGTGGAAGGCGCAGGCACCAACACTATTAAAGTGGAAGTTGGTTCTGGAGCCGGTTCTATCACTGTTTCCGGCATCAACGGTTGCGGTACCAGCAGCACCACTTCTTTAGCGGTAACGCCAACAGCCAATACAGCTCCTTCTATCATTGACGGCCCGCTTACGCCATGCGCATCGCCTACCGGTGAGGTGTACACCTACACCGTTGGCGCCGTGCCAGGTGCTTCCAGCTATTTCTGGAAAGTAGCCGGCGGTCTTTCTATTGTAGAAGGACAAGGTTCTGCTTCGGTTAAGATTAGAGTAACCAGCTCAGTTGTAAGTGGTACGCTTACTGTAAGCGCCCTGAACACCTGCGGTCAAAGCGCGGAGAAGAGCATCACCATCTCTCCTTTGAACAAGCCAGCTCGTCCTAGCGAAATCACCACTACTACTACCATGCCATGCGCTGGAGACCAGAACCTTCGTTTCTCTATCTCTCCAGTAGCCGGTGCTACTTCTTACGCATGGACTTTCCCAACGGGTTGGGTCATCTCAGGTGCCTCTGACGGAACCACCGTTACTGTTAGAGCCGGTAGCACTGCTGGCAACGTAACCGTGGCCGCCATCAATTCATGCGGCGCCGGAATAGAAAGAACCTTAGCCGTAACTCCAACGCTGAACGCCCCAGAGAAACCTCTGTCATTGGCAGGTAGCACCAGCCTTTGCGTAACAGACAAAGAAGTGGTTTACACCATTGCCACCGGCACAGATGCAACTGGATACAGATGGGAAGTTCCAGCCAACTGGACCATTGTTTCTGGTCAGGGCACTACCACTTTGAAGGTAAACCCAGCCAATACCAACGGTTCTGTAAAAGTATTTGCCTTGAACAACTGCGGTGAAAGCGTTGCTGCTTCCTTAGCTGTCATTGTTTCTACAGCACCTACCCCGGCTCCTGGTTTCATCACTACCAGCCCGATTGCTCCATGTATCAACCAACAGAACGTTTCTTTCTCAGTTGATCCAATCTTTGGTGCTACTGCTTATGAGTGGACCGTAACCGGTGACTGGACTATCACCGCCGGTCAAGGTTCTACTACTATTAAAGTAACCATCGGTTCAGGCCCAGGAACTGTCTCTGTTAAAGCCAGAAACGGTTGTGGTTTAAGTGAAGCCAGCAGCACTACTATTCAACCTGCCACTACTCCTCCAGCCACTCCAGTAACCGTAGTGGGCCGTACGGCTGTCTGCGAACTGGAAAGCAACGTTACCTACACCGTTACGGGCATGACCAACGTGACCGGTTATACCTGGACTATCACCGGGGGCAACGACTGGAGCATCACTTCTGGTCAAGGAACGGCTTCTATCAAAGTAAAAGCAGGGGTTGCCCCGGCAGAAATCTCTGTAGTGGCCACTAACAACTGCGGTCAGAGCTCAGCCAAAGTGATTCAGGTAGTAACCAGCAAGGTTGCTCCAGGAGCACCGGGTGCCATCTCTGGTTCAGTGAACGTGTGCGCCGGCAATGAAAGCGTAGAATACTCAGTGGCCGCTGTTACAGGTGCTACTTCTTACATCTGGACTCTGCCTACTGGCTGGACATACACCCAGAGCGCTGCTGGTAATTCTATCTCCGTGAAAGTAGGTAGCACCAGCGGAAAGATTAAAGTAAGAGCAGTAAACGGTTGCGGTGAAAGCACTGAAAGCGAAATTACGGTGGCTCCTACTACAGGTACCCCGCCAAAGCCAGGCAACATTCTGGCTGGCACAACAGCGGTGTGTGAGGCTGAGCAAGGTGTTTCTTACATTGTTCCTCCAGTAAACGGCGCTTCTTCTTATAACTGGACCGTACCTGCTGACTGGACCATTACTTCAGGACAAGGTACCACCACCATTTCGGTGACAGTAGGTAAAGCCGCTGGCAACATTTCTGTAACGGCCGTGAACAACTGCGGAAACAGCGCCGCCAGCACCTTGGCAGTGAAACCAAACATCATTCCATCTAAACCACTTGCCATTGCCGGCGAGGCCCTACCTTGCAGCGGCAGCACTGGTACCAAATACGTAGTACCAACCATGCCAGGCGCTACATCTTACGTGTGGACCCTTCCTTTAGGCTGGACCATTACATCTGGCGAAGGAACGAACAGTATCACCGTAAAAACTGGCACTACTGCTGGAGAAATTACTGTAAGAGCTGGAAACGAGTGTGGTTTCAGTGAGGCTGCCGTTCTTGAAGTGAAAACTACCAGCACTGCTCCTACTGCTCCGCTTGCCATTACAGGTAACCAGGTAGTCTGCGCCGGCGAGACAGAAGTAGAATACAAAGTAGACGCCATTGCCAATACTTCTAGCTACAACTGGACCTTGCCATCTGGCTGGTTGATTCTAACCGGGCAAGGTACTACCCGCATCACGGTTCAACCATCTTCTACTGCCGGTAACATCTCTGTCATTGCAGCCAACGGTTGCGGTGTGAGCACAGCCAGCACCTTGGGAGTTCAAGTAACGGGTGTTATTCCTCCGGCTCCAACCACCATTACTGGTGCACAGGCACCATGTGTGAACACTACAGGCATTGTGTATACGGTAGGTACCGTTTCTGGCGCCACCAGATACACTTGGGAAGTACCAGCGGGCTGGACTATTACTTCGGGCCAGGGAACTACCTCTATCACGGTGACTACAGGTACAGAAGGTGGTGCCATCTCTGTCATGTCAGGTAACGGTTGTGGAAACAGCGCTGCTAAAACCATAGCTGTCATCACAAACACTGCTCCGGCAAAACCACAAACCATTACTGGTCTGGTGAATGCTTGCTTTGGCTCTACAAATGTTACGTACAGCGTACCAGCCATCACAGGTGCCACTGGATATTTATGGAAGGCGCCAGCAGGCTGGATCATTACTTCCGGTCAAAACAGCAACACCATTAAGGTAACTGTAGGAGATAAAAACGGAGAGATCTCAGTAATAGCTCAAAACCAATGCGGAAACAGTGAAACCACTACGCTTGCCGTTACAACTTCACTTTCTCCATCACCAGCGCCAGGTGCCATCACCAGCGACGCGGTTAAACTGATCTGTCAGAACGCACCAGGTTTAGTGTACACCATTGATGCCATCAGCACTGCCAACTCGTACACCTGGACCGTACCTACAGGCTGGACTATCACGGCCGGTCAGGGAACTACTTCTATCACCGTTACCTCAGGCACCAAGTCTGGTAGCATCAGCGTGAAAGCAGTAAACGGTTGCGGCGAGAGTGACGCCAGCACCTTAGCAGTTTCTGTAAATGAGGAGCAACAGGCCCAGTTGGGAGACATCTTAGGAGCTACCAACCTCTGTAGCAATGAAAAAGGCCTGGTATATACAGTGGCCGCCATTGAAGGAGCTACTGAATACATCTGGACACTGCCAGCAGACACAGACTGGAAGATTGAATCTGGACAGGGCACTAACTCTATCACGTTAACCTCTGGCAGAAAAGAAGCCTTGTTAACCGTGGTAGCCAAGAACACCTGCTCTACCAGTGCGCCAAGAACCAAGTTGTTAACACCATACCCTGCTCCAACTGCCCCTACCGCCATCAATCAGGTTGGTAAATGCGGTCAGCTAGAATTCACGGTAGTAGGTGGAGATGCGGTTTCTTATAACTGGGAGTTGCCAAAAGGATGGACATTTACGAGCGGCCAAGGCACTAACCGTATTCTGGTGTCTGCACCACAAGGCGGTTTCAACGGTACCGTATTTGTAACGGCCAACAACAACAATGGCTGTAGCAGTGATCCAATCTCAGTAATCGCTAACCCAGCAGCCGCACAGGCTCAGCTTGACTTCTCTAACGCGCTTACTCCAAACGGTGACGGCATCAACGACACCTGGAAGATTAAGAACATTGAAAGCTATCCAGAGAATGAACTGGTGATTATGAACCGTTGGGGTTCAGAAGTATATCGCACCAAAGGATACCAGAACACCTGGAACGGCGGTGAGCTCAGCGAGGGCACTTATTTCTATGTGCTGAAGGTGAAAATGTGCGATGGCACTATGAAGTCAACACCTGGATATATGATGATCATACGGTAA
- a CDS encoding threonine aldolase family protein, protein MTYSFTNDYSEGCHPNILRRLSETNLTQQPGYGNDEATLESVAAIRALCQRPDVDVHLVAGGTLANLIVLGAFLKSYESVIAAETGHINNHEAGAIEATGHKIETVPTPDGKLTPRLIEPLLNKFPEYHTVKPRMVYISNSTEIGTIYTKQELTALSQFCHENNLLLFMDGARLGMALSAAGNDMTLADIASLTDIFYLGATKCGGLIGEAIVLANPALKKDFKYYIKQRGALMAKGRLFGAQFAELLKDNLLFELGGHANQLAQQLATALQDLGYTFLTPAQTNQIFPILPDALILELNKKYGFFVWRKMADGLSAVRLITSWATPQEQVDQFLHDVKSLSTPTSTH, encoded by the coding sequence ATGACCTATAGCTTCACCAATGACTACAGCGAAGGCTGCCACCCCAACATCCTCCGCCGGTTATCCGAAACCAATTTGACCCAGCAGCCTGGCTACGGCAATGATGAGGCCACCCTGGAAAGTGTGGCTGCCATTAGAGCGCTTTGTCAGAGACCAGACGTAGATGTGCACTTGGTAGCGGGCGGCACCTTGGCAAACCTTATTGTACTGGGGGCTTTCCTGAAGTCGTATGAATCTGTGATTGCCGCAGAGACAGGGCACATCAACAACCATGAGGCCGGCGCCATTGAAGCTACCGGGCATAAGATTGAAACAGTGCCCACACCAGATGGCAAACTCACACCTAGGCTTATAGAACCGCTGCTGAACAAGTTTCCAGAGTACCACACCGTCAAGCCTAGAATGGTCTACATTTCCAACTCCACGGAGATTGGCACCATCTACACCAAGCAAGAGCTGACCGCCCTCTCCCAGTTCTGCCATGAGAACAATTTGCTCCTTTTCATGGACGGTGCGCGCCTGGGCATGGCCTTGTCAGCGGCTGGCAATGACATGACCTTGGCAGACATTGCCAGCCTCACCGACATCTTTTACCTGGGCGCCACCAAGTGCGGCGGCCTTATTGGGGAAGCCATCGTTCTGGCCAACCCGGCTTTAAAGAAAGACTTTAAATACTACATCAAGCAACGCGGGGCCCTCATGGCCAAAGGCCGATTGTTTGGCGCGCAGTTCGCGGAGTTACTAAAGGACAACCTGCTGTTTGAGCTGGGAGGACACGCCAACCAACTAGCCCAGCAACTGGCCACTGCCTTGCAGGACCTGGGCTACACCTTCCTGACGCCTGCCCAAACCAACCAAATCTTCCCTATTCTACCCGACGCGCTCATCCTGGAACTGAACAAGAAATACGGCTTCTTTGTCTGGCGAAAAATGGCTGACGGCTTGTCAGCTGTCCGGCTGATTACTTCCTGGGCCACACCGCAGGAACAAGTAGACCAGTTTCTGCATGATGTAAAAAGCCTCTCTACGCCAACGAGCACCCATTAG
- a CDS encoding 3-hydroxyacyl-CoA dehydrogenase family protein translates to MTLEDIKTIAVIGAGTMGQGIAQLCAQSGFQTVLYDINGTVLEKAKTTTEKSLATLVDKGKLTQEQQTQIWERLTFTTDVLQVIAEVVIEAVIERLEVKHSILNEIADQNPATTILASNTSSLPITRIAAKVEKPERVVGLHFFNPATIMKLVEVISGAATDPAVTQLMKELAIKLGKTPVLAQDAPGFIVNRVARHFYVESLKLLEEGVASHESIDRLMQASGFKMGPFQLMDLIGVDTNFSVTSAMFEAFHYDPKFRPSRWQQQKVDAGHHGRKTGKGFYDYPATK, encoded by the coding sequence ATGACCTTAGAAGACATCAAAACCATAGCCGTGATTGGCGCCGGCACCATGGGCCAAGGCATTGCACAATTGTGCGCACAAAGTGGCTTCCAGACGGTACTATATGATATTAATGGAACGGTGCTGGAGAAAGCCAAAACCACTACAGAGAAGTCTCTGGCCACGCTGGTAGATAAAGGAAAACTGACCCAAGAACAGCAAACTCAGATTTGGGAACGTCTTACGTTCACCACAGATGTGTTGCAGGTCATCGCTGAGGTGGTGATTGAGGCCGTGATTGAGCGTCTGGAGGTGAAGCACAGCATATTAAACGAAATAGCTGACCAAAACCCGGCCACAACTATCCTGGCTTCCAATACGTCATCATTGCCCATCACCCGCATTGCGGCTAAGGTAGAAAAGCCCGAGCGCGTAGTGGGTCTGCACTTCTTCAACCCGGCCACTATCATGAAACTGGTAGAAGTAATTTCCGGCGCTGCTACGGACCCAGCGGTGACGCAGCTTATGAAGGAGCTGGCCATAAAGCTGGGCAAGACGCCGGTGCTGGCCCAGGACGCGCCTGGCTTTATTGTGAACCGCGTGGCCCGTCATTTTTACGTGGAGAGTTTGAAGCTGCTGGAAGAAGGCGTAGCCAGCCATGAAAGCATAGATAGATTGATGCAAGCCTCTGGTTTTAAGATGGGGCCGTTCCAGTTGATGGATTTGATTGGGGTGGACACCAACTTCTCAGTGACCAGCGCCATGTTTGAGGCCTTTCATTATGACCCCAAGTTTAGGCCCAGCCGCTGGCAGCAGCAGAAAGTAGACGCGGGTCACCACGGCCGGAAGACAGGCAAAGGCTTCTATGACTACCCTGCCACCAAATAA
- the pheS gene encoding phenylalanine--tRNA ligase subunit alpha: MLFENIKRLTQEVEAFEIENKEQLEAFKNTFVSRKGSIAALFDEIKTVAPEQRKQVGQELNQLKQLAQQKFDARQEELEQNATPDVLAGMDFTLPPVPNALGARHPLARTREQIIRIFERIGFNVSEGPEMEDDWHNFSALNFPDNHPARDMQDTFFLSKNPDMLLRTHTSTVQVRVMEHQKPPIRTLSPGRVFRNEAISARAHCMFHQFEGLYIDRNVSFKDLKDTLYYFVQELFGQDTKIRFRPSFFPFTEPSAEIDITCHICKGKGCNICKGSGWVEIGGAGMVDPNVLENCGIDSQEFSGFAFGMGIERITMLKYQIKDLRLFTENDVRFLRQFTGM; this comes from the coding sequence ATGCTATTCGAGAACATCAAGAGACTGACGCAAGAGGTAGAAGCCTTTGAGATAGAGAACAAAGAGCAACTGGAGGCTTTCAAGAACACCTTCGTGAGCCGGAAAGGGAGCATTGCCGCTTTGTTTGACGAGATAAAAACCGTGGCCCCGGAACAGCGCAAGCAGGTGGGCCAGGAACTGAACCAGCTTAAGCAGTTGGCCCAGCAGAAGTTTGACGCCCGTCAGGAAGAGTTGGAGCAGAATGCTACGCCAGATGTATTGGCTGGCATGGACTTCACTTTGCCTCCAGTGCCAAATGCCTTGGGTGCCCGTCACCCCTTGGCGCGTACCCGGGAGCAGATTATCAGAATATTTGAGCGCATTGGCTTTAATGTCTCGGAAGGCCCGGAGATGGAGGACGACTGGCACAATTTCTCTGCCCTCAATTTCCCGGACAACCACCCGGCCCGCGACATGCAGGACACGTTCTTCTTGAGCAAGAACCCAGACATGCTGTTGCGCACTCACACCTCTACCGTGCAGGTACGCGTGATGGAGCACCAGAAACCGCCTATCAGAACCTTGTCGCCGGGACGCGTTTTCCGCAACGAGGCTATCTCGGCAAGGGCGCATTGCATGTTCCATCAGTTTGAGGGCTTGTACATTGACCGCAACGTGAGCTTTAAAGACCTGAAGGACACGTTGTATTACTTCGTGCAGGAGTTGTTTGGGCAGGATACTAAAATCAGGTTCAGACCTTCGTTTTTCCCGTTCACCGAGCCGAGTGCTGAGATTGACATCACCTGCCACATTTGCAAAGGCAAGGGATGTAACATTTGCAAAGGCTCTGGCTGGGTAGAGATTGGAGGCGCAGGCATGGTAGACCCTAATGTACTGGAGAACTGCGGAATTGATTCTCAGGAATTCTCGGGCTTCGCGTTTGGGATGGGCATTGAGCGTATTACCATGCTCAAGTACCAGATTAAAGACCTGCGCCTGTTCACTGAGAACGACGTGCGCTTCTTGAGACAGTTTACTGGAATGTAA
- a CDS encoding LiaF transmembrane domain-containing protein: METNDRITSKNYRGYEPTRNNGGRIMAGLIIVLVGVALLANQLYELHLPRWVFSWKMLLIVIGLYTGFKHNFRNIGWIFPFAIGSVFLLEDIYPALNFKPYFWPVLLIGFGLYMMLRPRHHSYSPGKGWKSPTQPLPGAGAGAGSAYASPSYAAPTAEEAFDPANVSKDDYINGTAIFGGIKKSIITKSFKGGQITTFCGGAEYNLTHADLQGEVVIDVTMMFGGTKLVIPPDWKVRSEVVAIFGGIDEKRSMVAPSIQGDKVVILKGTLIFGGIDIKSY, from the coding sequence ATGGAAACGAACGATAGAATCACCTCGAAAAATTACAGGGGCTATGAGCCAACCAGAAACAACGGCGGTCGCATCATGGCCGGATTGATCATTGTCCTGGTTGGCGTGGCCTTGCTGGCCAACCAACTATATGAACTGCACCTGCCGCGCTGGGTATTCTCCTGGAAGATGCTTTTGATTGTGATTGGTCTATACACTGGTTTTAAGCACAACTTCAGAAACATCGGCTGGATTTTCCCCTTCGCCATTGGATCTGTATTCTTATTGGAGGACATTTACCCGGCGCTAAACTTTAAGCCGTACTTCTGGCCGGTGCTGTTGATTGGCTTTGGTCTGTACATGATGTTGCGTCCAAGACACCATTCATATTCACCGGGCAAAGGATGGAAAAGCCCAACCCAACCTTTGCCGGGAGCAGGAGCAGGAGCGGGGAGTGCGTATGCTAGTCCTTCGTATGCTGCGCCTACGGCAGAAGAGGCGTTTGACCCGGCCAACGTTTCAAAAGACGACTACATCAACGGAACGGCCATTTTTGGCGGCATCAAGAAAAGCATCATCACCAAAAGTTTTAAGGGCGGACAGATCACCACGTTCTGCGGCGGCGCCGAGTATAACCTGACCCACGCAGATTTGCAGGGCGAAGTGGTCATTGACGTAACCATGATGTTTGGCGGCACCAAGCTGGTGATTCCTCCGGACTGGAAAGTGCGCTCAGAAGTGGTGGCCATCTTTGGCGGAATAGACGAGAAGCGCTCCATGGTGGCCCCTTCCATCCAAGGCGACAAGGTGGTTATCTTAAAAGGCACGCTCATCTTTGGTGGAATTGACATCAAAAGTTATTAA